AGATCAAAAGGAAACTTCCAGCCATAGACATGTTCGTTCATCTGTGCTTTGGAAACCTTTGGTGCTGTCAGAAGTTGAATTCTGTCCTGAGGTTATTAAGCAATACACACTTGGATGTGAGAGCAAGAGGGTTAGGGAACTCTTGAAGACAAAAGTGAGAAAACATCTTGCTTATATTGGATGGACAATTGAGGTGACTGAAGACAGGTATTTTGCTGGGCGATACAGATACAGATACAAGCCACCTGGTGAACAAGGCACAAAAGTTTACACTTCAATTGCCAAAGCTTGTAGATATATTAAGCAAAATGAACCTCTGGTGTCCCAAAATGACCCGGGTAGGATGCCTGATATGGTTGATAGTAGCATTCTACATCTTCTTTCTGATCAATCGCGTAGCAATCGGGTTGATAATGCTTATAATTCTAtggtggcgtcttcctcttcTGCGAAAGTTGTAGTTGAACCTGAATTTTGTCCAGAAGCTGTTGTGAAATATTACTTGCATGCATTAGAGAATCGCCATGCTGAGAAAAGGAAATGGAACTTGAAAGCAAAACAACATCTGTTAGCAGAAGGATGGGTTTTTGACTATCCAACTGAGAAACGGAGGAGAACATTGTACAAGTCTCCGAAAAATCAGACTTTGGGAACACTTCAAGGTGCTTGTAGGCTATACATTAAAGAAAGTATTCCCAAATGGACAATTTCCAGCATGAGACCTATGCATCTCTCTGTTGGTAACGAAGAAAGTGTTCATAGTGATGATCTATTATGTTGTGTCTCACAATTGGTTCAAAGGGAACCTGAATTACACAATGGTTTGCCAGTGAGTACTTCAAAAGGGAATGGGAATGAAAACAATCCTCGCtcgaagaattcaaagaatagCTCCCGAAAGCGCCATAGGAATGGAGTACCTACACGGGTGCTAAGATCAAGCAAAAGGGTGCAGAAAGTGCTTGCCCCTGGATTCTTACACCAAAAACCTCAAAATATTTTGTCTTGGTTAATAGATAACAACATCTTTTCGGCAAAGTGTAAGGTCTATTTCAGGGAAAAACGTGGCAAGAATTCAATCAAGGCTGAGGGGCGCATAGGTCGTGATGGAATCAAGTGTTGCTGTTGTCAAGAGATGTACAGTCTTTGTGGCTTTGCTAATCATGCTGGTTCCAATAGTAACCACAGACCTTCTGCTAGTATCTTCTTGAAAGACGGTCGCTCGCTACTGGATTGCCAGATTCAAGTAATGCATGAAAAAACGAAGGAGGAGAAAACGGAGAAACAATCAAATGATCTTTGTCGAGGCGAAAACGACAACATTTGTTCTGTGTGTCAATATGGGGGTGACCTTATCTTGTGTGATCAATGTCCTTCTGCATTTCATATTAGTTGTCTAGGTTTAGAGGTAAGTTACCGTTTTTCATTCTCAAGCATGCAAATATCTAGTGCTATCTTGTTGCTGTATTCCTTTCCCATCTTTTTTCTTGTGATTATTTAGTTCGGTACTTCTATACCAATAAGCTGGCTTCATTCTGCATGTATAGGTAATTCCTGGTGGTGACTGGTTTTGTCCATCATGTCGATGTGGAATTTGCAGCCAAATGAAGGGGGATGAGGGCAAACAATTTCTTAATTGCATTCAATGTGAACGTAAATGTGAGCTTATATGTTTATTTACTTCAATGTTCCACACATACTTgtatgtcttttttttttactttgttaGTGTGCAAacaacataattttttatcttattgtgTTTGTTATTCCTTTACAGATCATCTTGAGTGCTTGAGAAATAGAACAGTAGATAAATTAAGACGTATGGCAAAATGGTTCTGTGGAAACAAATGTGAACAGGTATATTTTATGCTcccccttctcttttcttccctttattaagcaaaaaaattaattgtattTTGCTTGAAGTATTGGTAGTTCTGCTTTGTCTATCGCCAAATTGATTGTTCTTTCTGTTTTCTTGTATTTATTATGATTCAACATTTCCAGGGAGCATTGCTTTACCATTTTATGTTGATACTAACTTACAGTATTATCAAAAACAATTCCACATGAGATTTTATGGAGTTAATGCTTCCTTCTAATATGGGGATCAGATCTTATTTTCTTATGCACTAATTCAGGTCATGCCTGCTTTCATATATGGATCAATAGATCTAGCTAGTCAACAATGGATGCTTTTATAGATGATAGTCAAGTTAAAGACGCAAGTAATTTTTAATGTTAGATTATATTCTGCAAGATATTCTTTTCAGACATTGGTTTCACTATACACTTTCTTCTGTCTATTTTTTCACAGATATACACCAGCCTGCATAAACTATTAGGAAAACCAATTTCAGTGGATGCAGAcaatctaacttggacattgatcAAGTCTGTTGACTCTGAGAATTGTGATGTTGGTTCTGCTAAAGACAAATACATGGCAGAGAATTACAGCAAACTCAATATTGCACTTTCTGTGATGCATGAATGCTTTGAGCCCCTACAGAACCCTTCCTCTAGCAGAGATCTCATGGAAGATGTCATATTCAGCAGATGGTcagaaaaaaaatcttttccaaTTCCTGTTCATCCTAATTTATTAGGATTCCTTGCACATGGATGTTTGTGTTGAATCAGAAAATTTGCTAATATGTGTAACCTTCCGTAAATCATAACAAAAGATGTAGCTCCTTTTCGTAAATTTGATATATTATAAGCTTTTTCTCATTCATATATAATTAGTGCAAAATATGCAGGTCTAGATTTACCATTCAGGATAAGTTCACTGTATTTTCATTAATACATTTATACATATATCCTAAATAACAATTATCCTGGGGTAACTTAAAAGTTCTAAAATGTTGAAAGTTTTTGGTCTTCCTGATTTCAGCAATCCTTATGTTCTATCTTATTGTGGAAAATTACAACTATGGATGGCATAATGAATACGAGTTAATTCTTGAAGAGTTTTGAACTGCAAGTATTTGTGTAATGGTTGTCAGGGAATTGATATTAGATAATCTCGATAGGAGATTCCTAATTATTACATTGTTTTTTGTTTCTTCATTTAGAATGAGGGGT
This sequence is a window from Arachis stenosperma cultivar V10309 chromosome 10, arast.V10309.gnm1.PFL2, whole genome shotgun sequence. Protein-coding genes within it:
- the LOC130954536 gene encoding uncharacterized protein LOC130954536 isoform X1; the protein is MGGGNLSLQDENNKQRTTTLYDQSPTMAVDVVKCNYIRKRKRASLKQKLLLNERVEVRSVEDGFMGSWHPGTVIHCGKQKRHVRYDNVLEDDGSSHVVDVVAVSPVVDGVSVSDSNVERGYIRPMPPMFEFGGWDLPFGLCVDVSYQEAWWEGVIFDHCNGMDERRVFFPDLGDEMKIGIHHLRMTHDWDEFADDWKPRGNWVFLELVEECERLSYVAVSVKQIWYDVRVRKEFENLIRDWTCDEKELWRDLVLEVAGDYYALTLQDILPALKIDFLEETPRTELVETTAIADSDDVPAIAFGSCTGITDVSEKKGDSANLMDCDQNTGSIDHIQEENNIDTLNTGAFDEQNMAELNVNVPEEEDVRSREPISSIQQIFPEDQKETSSHRHVRSSVLWKPLVLSEVEFCPEVIKQYTLGCESKRVRELLKTKVRKHLAYIGWTIEVTEDRYFAGRYRYRYKPPGEQGTKVYTSIAKACRYIKQNEPLVSQNDPGRMPDMVDSSILHLLSDQSRSNRVDNAYNSMVASSSSAKVVVEPEFCPEAVVKYYLHALENRHAEKRKWNLKAKQHLLAEGWVFDYPTEKRRRTLYKSPKNQTLGTLQGACRLYIKESIPKWTISSMRPMHLSVGNEESVHSDDLLCCVSQLVQREPELHNGLPVSTSKGNGNENNPRSKNSKNSSRKRHRNGVPTRVLRSSKRVQKVLAPGFLHQKPQNILSWLIDNNIFSAKCKVYFREKRGKNSIKAEGRIGRDGIKCCCCQEMYSLCGFANHAGSNSNHRPSASIFLKDGRSLLDCQIQVMHEKTKEEKTEKQSNDLCRGENDNICSVCQYGGDLILCDQCPSAFHISCLGLEVIPGGDWFCPSCRCGICSQMKGDEGKQFLNCIQCERKYHLECLRNRTVDKLRRMAKWFCGNKCEQIYTSLHKLLGKPISVDADNLTWTLIKSVDSENCDVGSAKDKYMAENYSKLNIALSVMHECFEPLQNPSSSRDLMEDVIFSRWSQLNRTNFQGFYTVLLERNEELISVATFRVYGEKVAEVPLVGTRFQYRRLGMCRILMNELEKMLTQLGVERLVLPAVPGVLETWTKSFGFDQMTEFQRSEFLDYTFLDFQGAIMCQKLLGKESQSPDSVITREIQPASVSVKCKIDFEKFSSGSDEVYQGEETDESRMTDVQMVEYVSPLSTIKQENKS
- the LOC130954536 gene encoding uncharacterized protein LOC130954536 isoform X4, coding for MPPMFEFGGWDLPFGLCVDVSYQEAWWEGVIFDHCNGMDERRVFFPDLGDEMKIGIHHLRMTHDWDEFADDWKPRGNWVFLELVEECERLSYVAVSVKQIWYDVRVRKEFENLIRDWTCDEKELWRDLVLEVAGDYYALTLQDILPALKIDFLEETPRTELVETTAIADSDDVPAIAFGSCTGITDVSEKKGDSANLMDCDQNTGSIDHIQEENNIDTLNTGAFDEQNMAELNVNVPEEEDVRSREPISSIQQIFPEDQKETSSHRHVRSSVLWKPLVLSEVEFCPEVIKQYTLGCESKRVRELLKTKVRKHLAYIGWTIEVTEDRYFAGRYRYRYKPPGEQGTKVYTSIAKACRYIKQNEPLVSQNDPGRMPDMVDSSILHLLSDQSRSNRVDNAYNSMVASSSSAKVVVEPEFCPEAVVKYYLHALENRHAEKRKWNLKAKQHLLAEGWVFDYPTEKRRRTLYKSPKNQTLGTLQGACRLYIKESIPKWTISSMRPMHLSVGNEESVHSDDLLCCVSQLVQREPELHNGLPVSTSKGNGNENNPRSKNSKNSSRKRHRNGVPTRVLRSSKRVQKVLAPGFLHQKPQNILSWLIDNNIFSAKCKVYFREKRGKNSIKAEGRIGRDGIKCCCCQEMYSLCGFANHAGSNSNHRPSASIFLKDGRSLLDCQIQVMHEKTKEEKTEKQSNDLCRGENDNICSVCQYGGDLILCDQCPSAFHISCLGLEVIPGGDWFCPSCRCGICSQMKGDEGKQFLNCIQCERKYHLECLRNRTVDKLRRMAKWFCGNKCEQIYTSLHKLLGKPISVDADNLTWTLIKSVDSENCDVGSAKDKYMAENYSKLNIALSVMHECFEPLQNPSSSRDLMEDVIFSRWSQLNRTNFQGFYTVLLERNEELISVATFRVYGEKVAEVPLVGTRFQYRRLGMCRILMNELEKMLTQLGVERLVLPAVPGVLETWTKSFGFDQMTEFQRSEFLDYTFLDFQGAIMCQKLLGKESQSPDSVITREIQPASVSVKCKIDFEKFSSGSDEVYQGEETDESRMTDVQMVEYVSPLSTIKQENKS
- the LOC130954536 gene encoding uncharacterized protein LOC130954536 isoform X2; amino-acid sequence: MRIINKESPTMAVDVVKCNYIRKRKRASLKQKLLLNERVEVRSVEDGFMGSWHPGTVIHCGKQKRHVRYDNVLEDDGSSHVVDVVAVSPVVDGVSVSDSNVERGYIRPMPPMFEFGGWDLPFGLCVDVSYQEAWWEGVIFDHCNGMDERRVFFPDLGDEMKIGIHHLRMTHDWDEFADDWKPRGNWVFLELVEECERLSYVAVSVKQIWYDVRVRKEFENLIRDWTCDEKELWRDLVLEVAGDYYALTLQDILPALKIDFLEETPRTELVETTAIADSDDVPAIAFGSCTGITDVSEKKGDSANLMDCDQNTGSIDHIQEENNIDTLNTGAFDEQNMAELNVNVPEEEDVRSREPISSIQQIFPEDQKETSSHRHVRSSVLWKPLVLSEVEFCPEVIKQYTLGCESKRVRELLKTKVRKHLAYIGWTIEVTEDRYFAGRYRYRYKPPGEQGTKVYTSIAKACRYIKQNEPLVSQNDPGRMPDMVDSSILHLLSDQSRSNRVDNAYNSMVASSSSAKVVVEPEFCPEAVVKYYLHALENRHAEKRKWNLKAKQHLLAEGWVFDYPTEKRRRTLYKSPKNQTLGTLQGACRLYIKESIPKWTISSMRPMHLSVGNEESVHSDDLLCCVSQLVQREPELHNGLPVSTSKGNGNENNPRSKNSKNSSRKRHRNGVPTRVLRSSKRVQKVLAPGFLHQKPQNILSWLIDNNIFSAKCKVYFREKRGKNSIKAEGRIGRDGIKCCCCQEMYSLCGFANHAGSNSNHRPSASIFLKDGRSLLDCQIQVMHEKTKEEKTEKQSNDLCRGENDNICSVCQYGGDLILCDQCPSAFHISCLGLEVIPGGDWFCPSCRCGICSQMKGDEGKQFLNCIQCERKYHLECLRNRTVDKLRRMAKWFCGNKCEQIYTSLHKLLGKPISVDADNLTWTLIKSVDSENCDVGSAKDKYMAENYSKLNIALSVMHECFEPLQNPSSSRDLMEDVIFSRWSQLNRTNFQGFYTVLLERNEELISVATFRVYGEKVAEVPLVGTRFQYRRLGMCRILMNELEKMLTQLGVERLVLPAVPGVLETWTKSFGFDQMTEFQRSEFLDYTFLDFQGAIMCQKLLGKESQSPDSVITREIQPASVSVKCKIDFEKFSSGSDEVYQGEETDESRMTDVQMVEYVSPLSTIKQENKS
- the LOC130954536 gene encoding uncharacterized protein LOC130954536 isoform X3, yielding MAVDVVKCNYIRKRKRASLKQKLLLNERVEVRSVEDGFMGSWHPGTVIHCGKQKRHVRYDNVLEDDGSSHVVDVVAVSPVVDGVSVSDSNVERGYIRPMPPMFEFGGWDLPFGLCVDVSYQEAWWEGVIFDHCNGMDERRVFFPDLGDEMKIGIHHLRMTHDWDEFADDWKPRGNWVFLELVEECERLSYVAVSVKQIWYDVRVRKEFENLIRDWTCDEKELWRDLVLEVAGDYYALTLQDILPALKIDFLEETPRTELVETTAIADSDDVPAIAFGSCTGITDVSEKKGDSANLMDCDQNTGSIDHIQEENNIDTLNTGAFDEQNMAELNVNVPEEEDVRSREPISSIQQIFPEDQKETSSHRHVRSSVLWKPLVLSEVEFCPEVIKQYTLGCESKRVRELLKTKVRKHLAYIGWTIEVTEDRYFAGRYRYRYKPPGEQGTKVYTSIAKACRYIKQNEPLVSQNDPGRMPDMVDSSILHLLSDQSRSNRVDNAYNSMVASSSSAKVVVEPEFCPEAVVKYYLHALENRHAEKRKWNLKAKQHLLAEGWVFDYPTEKRRRTLYKSPKNQTLGTLQGACRLYIKESIPKWTISSMRPMHLSVGNEESVHSDDLLCCVSQLVQREPELHNGLPVSTSKGNGNENNPRSKNSKNSSRKRHRNGVPTRVLRSSKRVQKVLAPGFLHQKPQNILSWLIDNNIFSAKCKVYFREKRGKNSIKAEGRIGRDGIKCCCCQEMYSLCGFANHAGSNSNHRPSASIFLKDGRSLLDCQIQVMHEKTKEEKTEKQSNDLCRGENDNICSVCQYGGDLILCDQCPSAFHISCLGLEVIPGGDWFCPSCRCGICSQMKGDEGKQFLNCIQCERKYHLECLRNRTVDKLRRMAKWFCGNKCEQIYTSLHKLLGKPISVDADNLTWTLIKSVDSENCDVGSAKDKYMAENYSKLNIALSVMHECFEPLQNPSSSRDLMEDVIFSRWSQLNRTNFQGFYTVLLERNEELISVATFRVYGEKVAEVPLVGTRFQYRRLGMCRILMNELEKMLTQLGVERLVLPAVPGVLETWTKSFGFDQMTEFQRSEFLDYTFLDFQGAIMCQKLLGKESQSPDSVITREIQPASVSVKCKIDFEKFSSGSDEVYQGEETDESRMTDVQMVEYVSPLSTIKQENKS